TGCACATTGTTTATGTAAACTGTTTAATATAGTTGGTTGTCTGAACTCATAACAAAACTAGAAGgagatttgttttcattctgtccaTATGCTGCTTCTGTGGCGTGTTAAATTGTTCCTTTCCTAATAAAGACACAACTAAAGAAGAGGTAGATGTATAAAAAACAGTCCAAATGAGCCAGACAATGATAGAATATTTCAGAAGGAGACATAAAGAAATACACTAACTTGGTTCATCTCATTTTTCTTTGAGCAGTCAGTTTCAGAGTCTGAGGGACTTGATTGAAATGGAAAATGTAACATAAGACAAAGTGCTGTTTTTGATTTGGGAACCACATACTGAAATTTACAAATGCAGTGATTTAATTGCAAACACAAtgtaaataagtttttttttttaaagcatacTATTGATCacaatgtatttcattttttgcatttgtggGAAACTGTAGTTTGGTGAtgatattttatatataaaaaacttTTGACTCAGAAGCACACGAATACTTTCAGTATGATTTGTTTTGTGGGATTATGCATTCTGTTCACTGAAAGTCTTTTCTGTAGACTGACCCTTCTGCTTTTCCCTCAGGTAAATGCAATGATTCAGATTCTGAAACGCTTCGGTTGGACCTGGGCAGGTCTGCTGGTCAGTGATGACGACTACGGGCTCCATGTGGCCCGGTCTTTTCAGCCTGAGTTGACTCGCCTGGGCGCAGGCTGTCTCGCCTACACAGAGATTTTGCCGTGGGGTGAAAACCCGGCTGAGCTGAGGAGAATAGTGGGAGTGATGAAGAAATCCACTGCTCGTGTGGTCATTGTGTTTGCACATCAAATTCACATGATTCAACTAATGGAAGAGGTATGTGTTTGATGCTATACTGCATTATCTGCTTTCTCTACAACTGAACTGTGccaaatattttttatttatttttattttttttgtcatttttaactGAGTTGGAAGCAGTGGTTAATACatattttattaaatgaaaCCTGAATGAGCAGGTGGTGAGGCAGAATGTGACGGGCCTGCAGTGGATGGCCAGTGAAGCttggacagcagcagctgtgcttCAAACTCCACGTCTGATGCCGTATCTGGGCGGCTCACTGGGCATTGCCATCCGCAGGGGAGAAATACCAGGACTGAGGGATTTTCTTTTAGGAACACAGCCTGACCTGGATGATGCTAGCAATGAAAATAGCATGGTGAGATCATTCACTTAAAATTGCTCCTCACTGCAAAGCGTCAATGACTATTGTATCTCTGTGACGACTttgtttaaaacacacatttcagatgAGGCAGTTCTGGGAATACACCTTTCAGTGTCGATTTGCTCCCTCTCcgactggatggatggaagctGGGGGAGCGCTGTGCACTGGAAGGGAAACCCTCCAAAATGTTGAGAGTGAATTTTTGGATGTTTCGAATCTCAGGCCTGAATACAACATTTACAAAGCTGTGTACGCTCTGGCATATGCCCTCCATGACATGCTGCAGTGTGAGCCCGGGAGAGGGCCTTTCAGGGGAAGCAGCTGTGCCACTCTGCAAACACTGGAGCCTTGGCAGGTCTGATATCACTGTTTCGATTATACCTTGATCCAATTTTTCCAGAACAAACCTCTTCCATTAATacatgttagtgtgtgtgtatatggcttggaaaataaaagtcactgaaaatctgtattcagatgttttcatcaagATTCCCAAAAATGTATCATACAAACATTAATTTAGACTgtcaaagtaaaaaacacatgtgaaaacaaattcttgtgaaatatttccaaaacaaataaagaaaagaacaatTTGTGATTGTTATAATCTTAATGGAAACTGTTGCTTCATCTCTCCTGTTTGTAGCTGATGTATTACTTGGAGAAGGTCAATTTCACCACTTCATTTGGTGATCAGGTGTCATTTGATGAGAATGGCGAGGCTTTACCAATCTATGATATCATGAATTGGCGGTGGCTCCCCGATGGAAGAACAAAGGTTCAAAATGTGGGGGTTGTGAAGAAAACAGGCCTCAATGATGAAGAGCTCACACttgatgaagagaaaatttTCTGGAATTCTGACTTTGGACAGGTTAGATTAATCTCTATTTGCTTTGACATCAATTCTGAAAATAAACCTATAATGTTGATAATATCTCAAGTAGAAGAATTAAAACAATTCCACCCTTAAAAATTCTTTGCAGCCTCCTCAGTCAGTCTGCAGTGAGAGCTGTCCTCCAGGAACCCGCACGGCCAGAAGAAAGGGGCAGCCAGTGTGTTGTTTTGACTGCGTTCCTTGTTCTGAAGGAAAGTTTAGCAATGAAACAGGTGGGAAATGTGTCAttgttgtatataaaaaagCTTTACGTTACACATTTAAACCACGGCAAAGTCACTCTGCAAAAAGTCATGAGCAGACTGAATGCTGTACAAGCGAATGCCTTGAATATTCATTGCATGTGTAGCTTTGGAATATGTGTAAACTGTTATATCACATTGttctgaaaaatatatataacatTTCAACTATGTCATTTTTCTCTCAGACTCTGTGGAGTGCATCAGTTGTCCAGAGGATTTCTGGTCCAGTCCTCAGCGTGACCACTGTGTTCCCAAGAAAACTGAGTTCCTCTCCTATCATGAACCTCTGGGCATCTGTCTGaccactgcttcactgctgggCACATTTATCTGTGTTGTCGTTCTGGGGATCTTCACCTATCACCGCAGCACACCCATGGTGCGCGCCAATAACTCAGAACTGAGTTTCCTGCTACTGGTGTCACTCAAACTTTGCTTCCTGTGTTCGCTGTTGTTCATCGGACGACCCAGACTGTGGACGTGCCAACTGAGACACGCAGCCTTCGGGATCAGCTTTGTGCTTTGTGTCTCGTGTATTTTGGTTAAAACCATGGTGGTTCTGGCTGTGTTTAAGGCCTCAAAACCAGGTGGGGGGGCCAGTCTAAAGTGGTTTGGTgtgatgcagcagagaggaacagTTCTGGTTCTCACGTCTATTCAAGCAGCAATCTGCACAGCTTGGCTCGTCTCCGCTTCACCATCCccacataaaaacactgaatatcACAATGATAAGATCGTTTATGAGTGTGCTGTTGGATCCACAATAGGTTTTGCAGTGTTGCTGGGTTACATCGGCTTGCTGGCCATCCTCAGTTTTCTTTTGGCATTTTTGGCAAGAAATCTCCCAGATAACTTCAATGAAGCCAAACTCATCACTTTCAGCATGCTGATCTTCTGTGCTGTATGGGTGGCCTTTGTTCCTGCATATATCAACTCTCCAGGGAAATATGCAGATGCAGTGGAGGTATTTGCCATCCTGGCTTCCAGTTTTGGTCTCCTGGTTGCGTTGTTTGGACCAAAATGTTACATAATCCTgctgagaccagagaggaaCACAAAGAAAGCGATCATGGGTCGCGGCACCcttaaatcataaaaaaaaaacaaacaaaaaaacttgtacTCAATCAACTTTATGGAATCTGTTTTCTGTGCTTGTTACAGTAGGATTATTCACAGAAGAAGTGAAATCCAAATATGATTTCTTGTTCGTGTACATGATTTCAGTCTTGTTTTATCCGCTTATACATTTTGTGCTGTTTAAAATATACTTGCATCTCCAAAAACTGCAGTTTTGACGTCAGTGCTCTCAGGCATTCATTGTAATTTGAATTTCAGTAAATCAGTACCAAAATGGAAAACACTGGGTGACAGGGGGTCTGAAAGATTTTTGAAGTTATCGTGATATAACTAATTTTGGGATTAACATGCTACTTTGACTTTGATGATGCATCTTTTGCAGATTTTTGCCCTCATGCCAACTTGAACAAATGATGCAACAAAATATTAGTCATCAGGCTGACTCACAGATTGCTGTCAGCTCAGCTAGGTTATGAGATTATTACTGCGCTGAATATGAAGATTCAGCTAATTAATAATCTTATAATGCTGAATATGAAGACCaacggtggacccaccacctgCCGAGGGAATtgtaggggctgggtgcaatgtggattgagtggcagccgatggcagggtgcccggcgatcCAATCCTCAggcacagagactagctctagggacatggaatgtcacctcgttgggggggaaggagcccgagcttgtaagggaggttgagagataccggcttgatatagtcgggctcacctccacacatagcctgggctctggaacccaaacTCTCGAGAAGGGGTgaactctccacttctctggcgttgcccaaAGTGAGAGGCGgcaggctggtgtgggtttgcttatagccccacagctcagtcgccatgtgttggagttcaccccagtgaacgagagggtcgcatctctGCGCCTTcaggtcggggataggtgcctcactgttgtttcggcttatgggccgaacagcagtgcagagttcccacccttcttggagtccctgggaggggtgctggacagtgctccgactggggagtCCATTGTTTTACGGGGgaacttcaacgcccacgtgggtagcgacagtgagacctggaagggggtgattagatcgcatggcctctctgatctgaacccgagtggtgttctgttattggacttctgtgctagtcacagtttgtccataacaaacaccatgttcgagcacaggggtgtccataagtgcacttggcaccaggacaccctaggtcggaggttgatgattgactttgttgtcgtgtcatctgacctccggccgcgtgttttggacactcgggtgaagagaggagcagagctgtcgaccgatcaccacctggtggtgagttggattcgctggcagaggaggaaaccggacagacttggcagaaccaaacgtattgtgagggtctgttgggaacgtctggtggaaccctctgtcagcatggttttcaactcccacctccaggagagcttctctcatgtcccgagggaggttagggacattgagtccgagtggaccatgttctccacctccattgtcgaagcagctgcccggagctgtggtcataaggtctccggtgcctgtcgtggcggcaacccccgaacaccggaagtaagggcagccgtcaagctgaagaaggagtcctattgagccttgttggctcatgggactccagaagcagctgacaggtaccggcaggccaagcgaactgcagcccgagtggatgtggaggcaaaaactcgggtctgggaggagttcagggaggccatggaggaagactatcggtcggcctcgaagaaattctggcaaaccgtccggcgcctcaggaggggaaagcaggtctccaccaacactgtttacagtggaggtggggagctgctgacctcaactggggatatcataggacggtggaaggaatacttcgaggacctcctcaatcccgtcgccacgtcttccgtggaggaagcagaggctgaggtctcagaggtgagctcgtccatcacccaaaccgaagtcaccgaggtggttggtaagctcctcggtggcaaggcaccgggggtggacgagattcgccctgagtacctcaagtctctggatgtgcagggactgtcttggttgacacgtctctgcaacatcgcgtggcggacggggacggtgcctctagattggcagactggggtggtggtccccctgtttaaaaagggggaccagaggatgtgctccaactatagggggatcacaatcctcagcctccctgggaaagtctattccagggtactggagaggaggatccgatcgatagtcgaacctcggattcaggaggaacaatgcggttttcatcctggtcgtggaacagtggaccagctctacaccctccatagggtgctcaagggctcgtgggagtttgcccaaccagtccacatgtgttttgtggacttggagaaggcgttcgaccgcgtccctcatggtgtcttgtagggggtgctctgggaatacggactccggggccccttgttaagggccgtccggtctttgtatgaccggagttgGAATCTGGTTCGCATTGCCGGCAGTCCcgggacaagatcccggatacaagcggccgaaatgagcttccttcgtagggtggctgggcgctcccttagggATAGGGTAAGGagctcagtctcagtctccacatcgagagggaccagctgaggtggcttgggcatctgtttaggatgcctcctggatgcctccctggggaggttttccgggcgtgtcccaccgggaggagaccccggggaagacccaggacacgctggagagactatgtctctcggctggcctgggaacgccttgggatccttccggaagagctggaggaagtgtctggggacagggaagtctgggcatctctgctgagactgctgccctcGTGACCTGGCCCCAGAcaagcggttgaagatggatggatggatgaatatgaAGATATCCTAAATAAGAAAAAgtaaataataagaaaaataatCTACCTAAAGGGTAATTTAAGCACAGCAACTATTCTAGTATCCAGTGAAGTAACTCCACCACTTGTTTTGTATAGAAGAAACTAGTTCCTGCAACCAAATTCTACTTTTTATAACTTGAGCAACACTGAATTCTCCTCAGTATATATTTTGAAACTTGCATTAATTGGCTTAGAAATTTTAAACGGCTTCATGAGAATTGAATGAAGAACCTTGTTGCTGATTTGCAGATTAAGAAACACTGTGAGATCTCAAGGTGttcaaatatcattttcttGAATTGAAAAAGCAACAAGTGTGCTATGAAGTGTTCACTGTGTGACTGCTTTGCTTTCAGTCATTGAAGTTTTCACATACAAATAACCTTTGGATCTTAAATGTTATTAagaatttgaaatgaaatacacaaaaaaaatttatacatacgtatacacacacacacacacacacacacacacacacacacacacatatatatatatatatatatatatatatatatatatatatatatatatatatatatatatatattcagcaACCAGCAACATTTATTCGATCTTGTCATTTTGAATTCTTAGAGAATGACCCGTTATAAAGAAAGATGGAAATATTATTGCgaaatgaagagaaaataagTGGTGGCTTGGTCTGTGAAACCTAACCTCCTTATGGGTGGTGTCAATGTTTAATTAAGAAAGAAATATGAGGACGACAAAGCTCTGCCTATAAAATCACGAACCTCTGTGTGCAGATCAGAGTGGCTGTTATGGGGAACCTCCATGCGAACTGTTTGCTCCTTTGTGCTTGTCTGGTCATAATTAATTTACCTCTGTTCTTTTTTGagttttctcctccttcttcgtgtaaattaaaaagaaaatttaatgTTATTGGGATGCACAAACTGGGTGATGTAATTCTGGGAGGACTGTTTGAAGTGCACTATGGTTCTGTCTTCCCCGAACTCACGTTCACCTCTGAGCCTCATCCACCAATCTGCCAAGGGTAAGTGTGATGCACTGTTGATACAGCACAATAACTCATGAGTTATTATGGAATAATTGTTTTTTCATATGTCAGCTTTGACCCTCCAGGATTCAGACATGCCATGACGATGGCCTTCGCTATCGAAGAGATCAACAAAAATTCCAATCTGCTGCCTAATGTGACTTTGGGATACAGTTTGTATGACAACTGTGCTACACTTAATGTTGCATTCAGTGCTGCTTTGTCACTGGCCAGTGGCCAAGAGAGACAGTTTCTGCTTGATGAGAACTGTATGGGGATCCCTCCAGTTGTGGGGATTGTGGGTGATcccttttccacattttctatTGCAACCTCTGAAGTTTTAGGTTTATTTAAACTTCCTCTGGTAAGTTCTGAGACTTAGATTTCTGAAGTTGTTTCAAGTCCTGAAGTTGATCTGATCATCTCGAATAATTTCTCTGCAGGTGAGTTATTTTGCCACGTGCACTTGCTTGAGTAATCGGCGAAGGTTTCCTTCCTTCTTCAGAACAATCCCAAGTGATGCTTTTCAGGTGAAACACTGCAAAGGGGCACATTTATTATCTATATCTGATAAAGTACAGACGGAAATATTTAAGTTTATgttattaaaacaaataatcatTGATTTGATTATTAACATCTGGTGTAATTTAGCTTTTATAGAATGTTTACCAATAACttaattattaaaaatgatTTTGTAATTATACACAAGGCAAATATTTTCACCCTGTCCACTCTGTGATCACTCAGGTTCGGGCC
The sequence above is a segment of the Salarias fasciatus chromosome 14, fSalaFa1.1, whole genome shotgun sequence genome. Coding sequences within it:
- the LOC115401038 gene encoding extracellular calcium-sensing receptor-like, with amino-acid sequence MHRRGDVILGGLFEVHYTSVFPELTFTSEPHKLSCQGFDPPGFRHAMTMAFAIDEINRNSILLPNVTLGYSLYDNCATLVIGFSAALLLASGQEEQFLLKDTCLGNPPVLGIVGDSFSTFSIATSDVIGLYKLPIVSYFATCSCLTDRQRFPSFFRTIPSDAFQVNAMIQILKRFGWTWAGLLVSDDDYGLHVARSFQPELTRLGAGCLAYTEILPWGENPAELRRIVGVMKKSTARVVIVFAHQIHMIQLMEEVVRQNVTGLQWMASEAWTAAAVLQTPRLMPYLGGSLGIAIRRGEIPGLRDFLLGTQPDLDDASNENSMFWEYTFQCRFAPSPTGWMEAGGALCTGRETLQNVESEFLDVSNLRPEYNIYKAVYALAYALHDMLQCEPGRGPFRGSSCATLQTLEPWQLMYYLEKVNFTTSFGDQVSFDENGEALPIYDIMNWRWLPDGRTKVQNVGVVKKTGLNDEELTLDEEKIFWNSDFGQPPQSVCSESCPPGTRTARRKGQPVCCFDCVPCSEGKFSNETDSVECISCPEDFWSSPQRDHCVPKKTEFLSYHEPLGICLTTASLLGTFICVVVLGIFTYHRSTPMVRANNSELSFLLLVSLKLCFLCSLLFIGRPRLWTCQLRHAAFGISFVLCVSCILVKTMVVLAVFKASKPGGGASLKWFGVMQQRGTVLVLTSIQAAICTAWLVSASPSPHKNTEYHNDKIVYECAVGSTIGFAVLLGYIGLLAILSFLLAFLARNLPDNFNEAKLITFSMLIFCAVWVAFVPAYINSPGKYADAVEVFAILASSFGLLVALFGPKCYIILLRPERNTKKAIMGRGTLKS